A single genomic interval of Aegicerativicinus sediminis harbors:
- a CDS encoding zinc-dependent metalloprotease yields the protein MVKNITIRLAFALLAVFSISCNTAKKAGAKKPEGTQTEAKKPGKDDIQPYAKVITKDAVSDEGLFKVHKIDERFFYEIPDSLFEREMLMVTRIAKTASGLGFGGGKQNEQVLRWQKRDKKVVLRVVSHNVTASDSLPIHEAVVNSNFEPVLYTFPIKAFSKDSTATVIEVTPLFENDIKPLGLPQRSREGLKVSRMESNQSYIESIKSYPLNIETRHVKTYASGRPPSNSSTGTVSLELNNSMILLPKVPMKRRYFDERVGWFTSSTTDYGLEDQRSRSLTYLDRWRLEVKPEDMEKFKRGELVEPKKQIVYYIDRATPEKWRKYIKQGIEDWQVAFEAAGFKNAIIAKDPPTVEEDPDWTPEDVRYSVVRYLASPIPNANGPHVTDPRSGEILESDINWYHNVMSLLRGWFFVQTAAINPDAQSPEFKDEVMGRLIRFVSSHEVGHTLGLPHNMGSSVAYPVEKLRDAAFTQKYGTAPSIMDYARFNYVAQPGDEGVALMPNIGVYDKYAIKWGYRPIPEATTVEQENKILDSWIMEHAGDPMYRFGHQQAGEVVDPSSQTEDLGDDAILASEYGIKNLKRIVPNLIKWTTEPGKDYEDLDEMYGHVISQFNRYMGHVSNNVGGVYEYYKTADQEGAVYTPVPKDHQKNALQFVIDNLFETPEWLIDKDIFNRIEYSGSVERIRSLQVRSLNNILSLGKMARMIENQTLNGREAYALTDMMEDLRSGIWTELRTGRSIDTYRRNLQRAYIDRLAYLMTAGNQQAPTGSAYAKGTTVNTSQSDIRAIARAELVQLQRSIRSGLSRTGDNLSRIHLQDALERIDLILNPVK from the coding sequence ATTGTGAAAAACATTACCATAAGACTTGCATTTGCGCTCTTAGCAGTGTTCTCTATTTCATGTAACACTGCTAAAAAAGCTGGTGCCAAAAAACCTGAAGGCACTCAGACCGAAGCGAAAAAACCAGGCAAGGATGACATTCAACCCTATGCCAAAGTAATTACCAAAGACGCAGTATCAGATGAAGGACTTTTTAAAGTTCATAAAATCGATGAGAGGTTTTTTTATGAGATTCCAGATAGCCTTTTTGAAAGAGAAATGCTTATGGTTACAAGAATCGCAAAAACTGCAAGTGGCTTAGGCTTTGGCGGCGGTAAACAAAATGAACAAGTTTTAAGGTGGCAAAAACGAGACAAAAAAGTTGTGCTTAGAGTGGTTTCCCACAATGTTACAGCTTCTGATTCTTTGCCTATCCATGAAGCAGTTGTAAATTCCAACTTCGAACCTGTACTTTATACATTTCCTATTAAGGCATTTAGTAAAGACAGCACTGCAACTGTAATTGAAGTTACTCCACTTTTTGAAAATGATATCAAACCACTTGGCCTTCCACAGCGTAGTAGAGAAGGTTTAAAGGTTTCGAGAATGGAATCTAATCAATCTTATATTGAAAGCATTAAAAGTTATCCATTGAATATTGAAACAAGGCACGTAAAAACCTATGCCTCTGGCAGACCTCCCTCTAATTCAAGTACTGGGACGGTATCTTTGGAATTGAACAATTCTATGATTCTTCTTCCTAAAGTACCCATGAAGCGTCGTTATTTTGATGAGCGAGTAGGTTGGTTTACCTCTTCTACTACAGATTATGGATTGGAAGATCAGCGTAGCCGTTCACTCACCTACCTTGACAGATGGAGACTTGAGGTGAAGCCAGAAGACATGGAAAAATTCAAAAGAGGTGAATTGGTTGAACCTAAAAAACAGATTGTTTATTATATAGACCGTGCAACTCCTGAAAAATGGAGAAAATATATAAAACAAGGTATTGAGGATTGGCAGGTTGCATTTGAAGCTGCAGGTTTTAAAAATGCAATTATTGCTAAAGATCCGCCAACTGTTGAAGAAGACCCAGATTGGACTCCAGAGGATGTTCGTTATTCTGTGGTACGTTATTTAGCATCTCCAATACCTAATGCCAATGGTCCACACGTAACTGACCCGCGTTCTGGTGAAATTTTAGAAAGCGATATCAATTGGTACCATAATGTAATGTCTCTTTTACGTGGTTGGTTCTTTGTTCAAACTGCTGCGATCAACCCAGATGCACAAAGTCCGGAGTTTAAGGATGAAGTAATGGGACGCTTAATTCGCTTTGTATCTTCTCATGAAGTAGGGCACACTCTTGGATTACCTCATAATATGGGAAGTAGTGTAGCCTACCCTGTTGAGAAACTTAGAGACGCTGCCTTTACCCAAAAGTATGGAACAGCACCTTCCATCATGGATTATGCACGTTTCAATTATGTTGCCCAGCCAGGTGATGAGGGTGTGGCATTAATGCCAAATATTGGCGTATACGATAAATATGCCATTAAGTGGGGTTATCGCCCAATTCCTGAAGCTACAACGGTTGAACAGGAGAACAAGATTTTAGACAGCTGGATAATGGAACATGCCGGAGATCCGATGTATCGTTTCGGTCATCAACAAGCTGGAGAGGTTGTAGACCCAAGTTCACAAACCGAAGATTTAGGAGACGATGCGATTCTAGCGTCAGAATATGGTATTAAGAACCTTAAAAGGATCGTCCCTAATCTGATTAAATGGACAACCGAACCAGGAAAAGATTACGAGGATTTAGATGAAATGTACGGTCATGTTATTTCTCAATTTAACCGATACATGGGTCATGTTTCTAACAATGTTGGTGGAGTTTACGAATATTATAAAACAGCTGATCAGGAAGGTGCTGTCTATACCCCAGTTCCTAAAGATCATCAAAAAAATGCATTACAATTTGTTATAGATAATTTGTTTGAAACACCTGAATGGTTAATCGATAAGGATATTTTCAATAGAATTGAATATTCTGGTTCAGTTGAAAGAATTAGAAGCCTACAGGTTCGAAGCTTAAACAATATACTCAGTTTAGGTAAAATGGCAAGAATGATCGAAAATCAAACCTTAAACGGCAGAGAAGCTTATGCCTTAACCGATATGATGGAGGATTTACGTTCAGGAATTTGGACTGAATTAAGAACAGGAAGGTCTATAGATACTTACAGAAGAAACCTTCAAAGAGCTTATATTGATAGGCTAGCATATTTAATGACTGCTGGTAACCAACAGGCTCCTACTGGAAGTGCTTATGCAAAAGGAACCACGGTAAATACAAGTCAATCTGATATTCGCGCTATTGCAAGGGCTGAGTTGGTTCAACTTCAACGATCAATTAGAAGCGGATTGTCTAGAACAGGAGACAACCTAAGCAGAATTCATTTACAAGATGCTTTAGAACGCATCGATCTAATCCTGAATCCTGTGAAATAA
- a CDS encoding Spy/CpxP family protein refolding chaperone produces the protein MKKILIIGIALLALQVSAQEKKDRKRGEMRMERMDKMKNMTPEERAELATDRMTKALELTTEQQAKVKALHLKQAEKQQKMMAERKAARKVAEAERPTKEQMQAFRQERMNAREEMKTELKGILTETQFNKWETHQDRMRERGDKMRKRRNPEGRK, from the coding sequence ATGAAAAAAATATTAATAATTGGGATTGCTCTCTTAGCCCTTCAAGTTAGCGCCCAAGAAAAGAAAGATCGAAAAAGAGGAGAAATGAGAATGGAGCGCATGGATAAAATGAAAAACATGACTCCTGAGGAACGTGCAGAATTGGCTACTGACCGTATGACTAAAGCTTTAGAACTTACCACCGAACAACAGGCAAAAGTAAAGGCACTCCATCTAAAACAAGCTGAAAAACAGCAAAAAATGATGGCTGAAAGAAAAGCTGCTAGAAAAGTTGCTGAAGCTGAAAGACCAACAAAAGAGCAAATGCAAGCTTTTAGACAAGAGCGTATGAATGCTAGGGAAGAAATGAAAACTGAACTAAAAGGTATCTTAACGGAAACTCAATTTAATAAATGGGAAACTCACCAAGATAGAATGAGAGAACGAGGTGATAAAATGAGAAAACGAAGAAATCCTGAAGGAAGAAAATAA
- the hemL gene encoding glutamate-1-semialdehyde 2,1-aminomutase: MKLYQRSSALFADALKVLPGGVNSPVRAFKAVGGTPIFADRAKGPYVFDADGNRFIDYINSWGPMILGHAYPPVIDAIIEMAKKGTSFGMPTEIETEIAQLAINMVPNIDKIRFVNSGTEACMSAVRLARGYTGRSKIIKFAGCYHGHSDSFLIQAGSGAVTFGSPNSPGVTQGTAMDTLLARYNDLEHVEEIISSNIGEIACIILEPVAGNMGCIPPGDGFLEGLRRLCDKNNILLIFDEVMTGFRLAKGGAQERFGVNADILCFGKVIGGGMPVGAFAARNEIMEHLAPLGKVYQAGTLSGNPLAMAAGLAMLKSLEADTDIFKRLDEKTEYLRKGIDDGLKESGLPYTINQLGSMLSVHFNEKPVIDFETSANANNEYFKKYFHGMLANGIYIAPSAFETWFICDALTYEDLDKTIEASNKVLQTL; the protein is encoded by the coding sequence ATGAAATTATATCAACGAAGTAGTGCCTTATTTGCGGATGCATTGAAGGTTCTACCCGGTGGCGTAAATTCTCCAGTTAGGGCTTTTAAGGCAGTTGGCGGAACACCAATTTTTGCCGATAGGGCCAAAGGCCCCTATGTCTTTGATGCTGACGGCAACCGATTTATAGACTATATCAATTCATGGGGTCCAATGATTCTGGGTCATGCATATCCTCCTGTAATCGATGCTATAATCGAAATGGCTAAAAAGGGCACCTCATTTGGTATGCCTACTGAAATTGAGACAGAAATCGCCCAATTGGCCATAAATATGGTTCCTAATATTGATAAAATCCGTTTTGTTAATTCTGGCACTGAAGCTTGTATGAGTGCTGTTCGTTTGGCAAGAGGTTATACAGGCCGTTCGAAAATTATCAAATTTGCTGGATGTTACCATGGCCATAGCGATTCCTTTTTAATACAAGCTGGAAGTGGCGCAGTAACATTTGGCAGTCCAAATAGCCCGGGTGTTACCCAGGGTACAGCAATGGATACCTTATTGGCTAGGTATAATGATTTGGAGCATGTGGAAGAAATTATTTCTTCAAATATTGGTGAGATTGCTTGTATTATTTTGGAACCGGTGGCAGGAAATATGGGTTGTATTCCACCTGGAGATGGCTTTTTGGAAGGATTAAGACGTTTATGCGATAAAAACAATATCCTTTTAATTTTTGATGAGGTAATGACTGGATTCAGGCTAGCTAAAGGTGGGGCTCAAGAGCGCTTTGGTGTAAATGCTGACATTCTCTGTTTCGGCAAAGTTATCGGAGGTGGAATGCCTGTTGGAGCTTTTGCCGCACGAAATGAAATTATGGAGCATTTGGCTCCATTGGGAAAAGTTTATCAAGCAGGTACACTTAGTGGTAATCCATTGGCAATGGCTGCTGGTCTTGCAATGCTAAAATCTTTGGAAGCCGATACGGATATCTTTAAACGTCTTGACGAAAAAACTGAATATTTGCGAAAGGGTATTGATGATGGTTTGAAGGAAAGTGGTTTGCCATACACTATTAATCAACTTGGTTCAATGCTTTCGGTTCATTTTAATGAGAAACCAGTAATCGATTTTGAAACTTCTGCCAATGCTAATAATGAGTATTTTAAAAAATATTTCCATGGTATGTTAGCAAACGGAATTTATATCGCTCCAAGTGCTTTTGAAACCTGGTTTATATGCGATGCTTTAACATATGAAGATTTAGACAAAACAATTGAGGCTAGCAACAAGGTTTTGCAAACGTTGTAA
- a CDS encoding glucosaminidase domain-containing protein, which produces MKRTLIVILVCTIFVGCKSKHGVVTKKNKQRNYTERVAKIEGTVGQPSVQISSESKPTVAITKKSYTSTVEEYIATYRGIAMEEMRRYGIPASITLAQGILESGSGRGRLSIEANNHFGIKCHDWTGEKIYHDDDRKQECFRKYDHPHRSFEDHSIFLSNRGRYSDLFKLKKSDYKGWAKGLRAAGYATDRKYPEKLIGLIERYQLNQFDSMVLGRDFQTVIVEPDRHTVEKGDTLYSISRRYGVTVQDIQTLNAINGTNLSIGQVLIIRTNK; this is translated from the coding sequence ATGAAAAGGACCCTCATTGTAATTTTAGTATGCACCATTTTTGTAGGATGTAAGTCCAAGCACGGTGTTGTCACCAAAAAAAATAAGCAGCGTAACTATACGGAGAGAGTTGCAAAAATAGAAGGTACCGTAGGGCAACCTTCTGTGCAGATTTCTTCAGAATCTAAGCCGACTGTAGCTATTACCAAGAAATCTTACACCTCAACTGTTGAAGAATATATCGCTACTTATAGGGGTATTGCAATGGAAGAAATGAGACGCTACGGTATTCCGGCGAGTATTACATTGGCTCAAGGAATTTTAGAATCAGGATCAGGTCGCGGTCGTCTTTCCATTGAGGCAAACAATCATTTTGGTATTAAATGTCATGATTGGACGGGAGAAAAAATCTATCACGATGATGATCGTAAACAGGAATGTTTCAGAAAATATGATCACCCACATAGATCTTTTGAAGATCATTCAATTTTTTTGTCCAACCGAGGTCGCTATTCAGACCTGTTCAAACTTAAAAAGAGTGATTATAAAGGATGGGCGAAAGGATTAAGGGCGGCTGGTTATGCAACAGATAGAAAGTATCCCGAAAAATTAATTGGCCTTATAGAGCGATATCAACTCAACCAATTTGATAGTATGGTCCTTGGTCGAGATTTCCAAACCGTTATTGTGGAACCAGATAGACATACAGTTGAAAAAGGGGATACTCTTTATTCAATTTCTAGACGTTATGGTGTAACGGTTCAAGACATACAAACACTTAATGCCATAAATGGAACCAACTTATCCATAGGGCAAGTTTTAATTATTAGAACAAATAAATAA